The Apium graveolens cultivar Ventura chromosome 6, ASM990537v1, whole genome shotgun sequence genome contains a region encoding:
- the LOC141665375 gene encoding uncharacterized protein LOC141665375 has protein sequence MAEELAQVLWSYNTTPRTTTGETPFSLVYGCEAMVPVEVGAGSFRRDNYESEPNEVNHRLYLDMIEETREDAQIRIAAYQQRTARHYNGKVQARTFKVGDLVLRRVMPNTKVVSHGVFGANWDGPYKIKPGPGTLDAKNAKRAGPRPA, from the exons ATGGCAGAGGAGCTCGCCCAGGTCCTATGGTCTTACAACACTACACCCCGAACTACAACTGGAGAGACCCCTTTCTCTTTGGTGTATGGGTGTGAAGCTATGGTGCCCGTTGAAGTGGGAGCAGGTTCTTTTCGAAGGGACAACTATGAATCGGAGCCAAACGAGGTCAATCATCGGCTCTATTTGGATATGATCGAAGAAACTCGAGAAGATGCCCAGATCAGGATAGCGGCATATCAGCAGAGGACAGCTAGGCATTACAACGGTAAGGTTCAAGCCCGAACTTTCAAGGTGGGAGACTTGGTTCTGCGCCGGGTCATGCCAAACACCAAAGTGGTGAGTCACGGAGTATTTGGAGCGAATTGGGATGGCCCTTACAAGATAAA GCCGGGCCCCGGCACGCTTGACGCTAAGAACGCGAAACGAGCTGGGCCACGGCCCGCTTAG
- the LOC141665374 gene encoding uncharacterized protein LOC141665374: MLSNPKAGETLILYLAVSDFAISDVLFREEDGVQLPVYYVSKRLADAETRYTSLEKLAYDLILASRKLRPYFQAHKIEVRIPYPLRQVMHKPESSGQMLKCTVELGQFEVDYKARTAIKGQALADFVLEFPPHQEVEPGALVVIPNTEEVGLERQNSAPWWSLFMDGASNGDGAGAGIELISPEAHKIRLAAHLAFHATNNDAEYEALINGLKLALEMKVENLNVFSDSMIVVYQINGGYQAKGPRTELYLKCVQRIIARFNEVRLELIPRGKNEGADELAKLGSRRESTLLRTVLLDIQRQPSVPEHEVGSLSNELGPTWMTSILAYIKEGSLLDENNKARRIKYKAARYVIYDGILYRRGFSVPLLKCIDGDECNYILRENSPVASLTSLMSPWPFSMWGIDLIGKLPKARGGVKYAVVAVDYFTKWVEAVPLATITAKKLREFVYRAIVCCYGIPYKLISDNGI, from the exons ATGTTGTCCAACCCAAAGGCAGGAGAAACTTTGATCCTATACTTGGCTGTCTCCGACTTTGCAATAAGTGATGTATTATTCCGAGAGGAGGATGGTGTCCAGCTCCCggtatattatgtgagtaaaaggCTAGCCGATGCCGAGACTCGATACACAAGCCTCGAAAAGCTAGCTTATGATCTGATCCTGGCTTCCCGAAAACTCAGGCCCTATTTTCAGGCACACAAGATAGAAGTGCGAATCCCCTACCCCCTCAGACAAGTGATGCATAAACCAGAGTCTTCTGGTCAAATGTTGAAGTGTACGGTTGAGCTCGGCCAATTCGAGGTGGATTATAAGGCAAGGACTGCGATCAAAGGCCAAGCCCTGGCCGATTTTGTGCTAGAATTTCCTCCACATCAAGAAGTAGAGCCGGGAGCCCTTGTTGTTATACCTAACACAGAAGAAGTTGGACTGGAGAGACAAAATAGTGCCCCATGGTGGAGCCTATTTATGGATGGAGCCTCTAACGGTGATGGAGCAGGAGCTGGAATTGAGCTAATCAGCCCAGAGGCGCACAAGATCAGACTGGCGGCCCATCTGGCCTTTCATGCAACCAACAATGATGCCGAGTATGAGGCCCTGATCAATGGTCTCAAGCTAGCTTTGGAAATGAAGGTCGAGAATTTGAATGTGTTTAGTGACTCCATGATTGTGGTCTATCAGATAAATGGGGGGTATCAAGCTAAGGGGCCGAGAACAGAGCTTTACCTGAAGTGCGTACAGAGGATAATCGCGAGGTTCAACGAGGTGAGGCTGGAACTAATCCCGCGTGGGAAGAATGAAGGCGCGGATGAGCTAGCTAAGCTCGGCTCACGCCGCGAGAGCACTTTGCTAAGGACCGTGCTCCTTGATATACAGAGGCAACCTAGTGTGCCCGAGCACGAGGTGGGCAGCCTCAGTAATGAGCTCGGCCCCACATGGATGACATCTATTCTAGCCTACATAAAAGAAGGTTCACTTTTGGATGAAAATAATAAGGCAAGGAGAATAAAATACAAAGCAGCCCGCTATGTGATATATGACGGGATTCTATACAGAAGAGGGTTCAGTGTGCCTCTCCTCAAATGCATAGATGGAGACGAATGCAACTACATCCTAAGGGAA AACAGCCCCGTGGCCTCTCtcacatccctcatgagcccCTGGCCCTTCTCCATGTGGGGAATCGATCTGATTGGGAAACTCCCGAAGGCCAGGGGAGGCGTCAAGTATGCGGTGGTTGCGGTAGACTATTTCACTAAGTGGGTAGAGGCCGTGCCCCTAGCCACCATCACGGCGAAAAAGCTCAGGGAGTTTGTATACAGGGCTATTGTATGTTGCTATGGCATCCCTTACAAGCTGATATCTGACAATGGGATATAA